Proteins from a genomic interval of Paenibacillus sp. FSL R5-0623:
- a CDS encoding MurR/RpiR family transcriptional regulator produces MAAILRALQQELNNLPSQERRIAEVIMQSPSDIPGWTISHLAEQSGTSAATVTRFCKSFHFKGFPDFKMKLAAELSHASDETAYQDIVAGNSLSKIVEAIEANHLASIADTTRLLDLGRLEQAVQLLCQARRIDLYGVATSSIVTQDFYQKLVRIGKSCTAFSDSHMQITSASSLAEGDVAMAVSYSGETPETIDALHCAKQAGASTISLTSYGSNTLATVSDIPLFTSSLEEGMRRGDMASRIALLHVVDILFTGMVSADFDRFIPRLEQSYHNVQSYRFQHNGGA; encoded by the coding sequence ATGGCAGCCATATTACGTGCGTTGCAGCAAGAGTTGAATAACCTTCCGTCTCAGGAGCGACGTATCGCCGAAGTCATTATGCAATCTCCATCGGACATTCCAGGCTGGACGATTAGTCATCTGGCAGAGCAGAGTGGCACAAGTGCGGCGACGGTAACCCGCTTTTGCAAGTCGTTTCATTTCAAAGGTTTTCCTGATTTCAAAATGAAACTCGCCGCAGAATTGTCCCACGCATCTGATGAAACGGCGTATCAGGATATTGTAGCGGGCAATTCACTCTCCAAAATTGTTGAAGCTATCGAAGCCAACCACCTCGCGTCTATTGCAGATACCACCCGTTTGCTGGATTTGGGCAGATTGGAGCAAGCCGTTCAATTATTGTGCCAGGCTCGACGCATCGATCTGTACGGTGTGGCTACCTCTTCGATTGTTACACAGGATTTCTATCAGAAACTGGTGCGGATCGGCAAAAGCTGTACGGCTTTCTCCGACTCACACATGCAGATTACATCCGCATCTTCGCTCGCCGAGGGAGATGTGGCGATGGCCGTATCCTATTCAGGCGAAACACCAGAGACCATCGATGCCCTGCATTGTGCCAAACAGGCCGGAGCTTCTACGATTTCACTGACTTCCTATGGAAGTAACACACTCGCAACTGTATCGGATATCCCACTGTTCACCTCTTCTCTGGAAGAAGGTATGAGGCGTGGAGATATGGCTTCACGTATTGCACTGCTGCATGTAGTCGATATTTTGTTCACAGGCATGGTAAGTGCCGACTTCGACCGTTTTATCCCCAGACTTGAACAATCCTATCACAACGTGCAGTCCTATCGATTCCAACACAACGGAGGTGCCTGA
- a CDS encoding YhcN/YlaJ family sporulation lipoprotein, with the protein MPAVKKATAITLSLSTAIFVMAGLTGCGTNRDTNNMHTQSVRQQANGINRYGVETNGMDGIRAKSYRMHNVTDLKSSEELAKRITEMKEVQSARVMLTDRNAYVAVRLADGHAGKLESKSNGRTSMLNGTMRNHASDTMRGGNMNHDMGGMRVNGGTGTMSPYSTSGIAPGLNTNSATDRSHMGNDRSIYGTMGTGTIGMMRGLTNSGKAHGTDDGHYGMKSEGQRVDSTDDNTSAEIKGKISAKIKQFAPNIENVYVSANPEFVEHVESYATDIRNGKPVSGMIDTFQSMVERIFPTNGTGMNHRDGILDDGLMNRNHHDGGMMNRMNR; encoded by the coding sequence ATGCCAGCAGTCAAAAAGGCAACAGCTATTACGTTATCATTATCTACTGCAATCTTTGTAATGGCCGGTTTGACAGGTTGTGGCACGAATCGGGATACCAACAATATGCATACGCAAAGTGTTCGTCAGCAAGCCAACGGCATTAACCGTTATGGTGTAGAAACAAATGGCATGGATGGCATCCGTGCGAAAAGTTATCGCATGCATAATGTGACTGACCTGAAATCCAGTGAAGAGCTGGCAAAACGCATCACGGAGATGAAGGAAGTGCAATCTGCCCGTGTCATGTTAACGGATCGTAATGCTTATGTGGCGGTTCGTTTGGCAGATGGTCATGCAGGTAAGTTGGAAAGCAAGTCCAATGGTCGTACGAGCATGCTGAATGGAACGATGCGTAATCATGCCAGTGATACCATGCGTGGGGGCAACATGAATCACGATATGGGTGGTATGCGTGTGAATGGCGGTACGGGCACAATGTCTCCGTACAGCACTAGCGGAATTGCTCCAGGACTGAACACAAATTCAGCAACGGATCGCAGCCATATGGGGAATGACCGCAGCATCTATGGAACCATGGGCACAGGCACAATTGGTATGATGCGTGGTCTGACAAACAGCGGCAAAGCACATGGGACGGACGATGGGCATTATGGTATGAAAAGTGAAGGACAACGTGTAGATAGCACGGACGATAACACATCAGCTGAGATAAAGGGTAAGATTTCAGCCAAAATCAAACAGTTTGCACCAAACATCGAGAATGTATATGTATCAGCCAATCCGGAGTTTGTGGAGCATGTCGAGAGCTATGCCACAGATATTCGTAATGGTAAGCCAGTCAGCGGCATGATCGATACGTTCCAATCGATGGTGGAGCGCATTTTCCCAACGAACGGAACAGGTATGAATCACCGCGATGGCATCCTTGACGATGGCCTGATGAACCGTAATCACCATGATGGCGGCATGATGAACCGAATGAATCGGTAG
- a CDS encoding ABC transporter permease subunit, which translates to MRRMMAVCNKELQAYFLSPTSYFAFAVYVLMTSLLFYSSFVYYQPSIVDYRLVLGDTLSMLLFVVPLLTMRLVAEEFRQGTDELLLTSPARVTEIIFGKYLASLAILVVLILCSLVYPFIMSFYGTLDMTTVWMSALGLFFLGGSMMAIGLFASTLSQHQMVSAVAGFIILLVLWMLDSFAGNTGSALQQWLDPFALTNRFDSFMKGVLSGPDILYYVTLSGVFLLLSIQIVERKRWR; encoded by the coding sequence ATGAGACGAATGATGGCGGTATGTAATAAAGAGCTGCAAGCTTATTTTCTGTCACCAACGTCCTATTTTGCTTTTGCCGTATATGTACTGATGACCAGTCTGTTGTTCTATTCAAGCTTTGTATATTACCAGCCGAGTATTGTCGATTATCGTCTCGTGTTGGGGGATACGTTGTCCATGCTGCTGTTTGTCGTGCCATTGTTAACGATGCGACTGGTTGCAGAGGAATTTAGACAAGGAACGGATGAATTGTTACTGACTTCTCCGGCACGTGTAACAGAAATTATTTTTGGCAAATATCTTGCTTCTCTGGCCATTCTGGTCGTGCTTATTCTGTGCAGTCTGGTGTACCCATTCATCATGTCGTTCTATGGGACATTGGATATGACGACCGTATGGATGTCTGCGCTGGGGTTATTTTTCCTGGGCGGAAGCATGATGGCGATTGGATTGTTCGCTTCTACATTATCCCAGCATCAGATGGTGTCTGCGGTGGCGGGTTTTATTATTTTGCTCGTTTTGTGGATGCTTGATTCATTCGCAGGTAATACAGGATCTGCTTTGCAACAGTGGCTGGACCCGTTTGCCCTGACTAACCGGTTCGACAGCTTCATGAAAGGTGTACTTAGTGGACCGGATATCTTGTATTATGTCACCCTTTCGGGTGTGTTTCTGCTGTTAAGCATTCAAATTGTGGAACGGAAGCGGTGGAGGTGA
- a CDS encoding DHA2 family efflux MFS transporter permease subunit, producing MKEQTAVPQEPAEFSLKAIILPLLAIIVGMIMVILDSTVVNVAIPNLVQYFETDLKTIQWTVTGYTLALSAVIPLAGWLTDRFGAKRVFLFTIAMFTLGSVLCSIAQSPEQLIIYRIIQGLGGGMVAPIGMAMVFRLAPPERRGSIMGMLGIPMLLAPALGPVLSGWFIESLSWHWIFLINLPIGIAAFILCIKFLPDTDRGRTPALDLLGMILAPIAFSMLAYGVSEGGTSWTSATTLTGVIVGGVALILFIIVELRHQNPLLELRVFKSSDFSRGIILAWVSQVALFGAMILIPLYLQQIKGYTALETGLILLPQALASGVGMPLGGRLFDKIGARPLAFVGLGIISGALFILSSITAETGLGLIITALVMMGLGMGLSMMPLNTHVLNAAPRKLVGRVTPLTAAAQQVVVSFAVAGLTGFLTSRIADNTTSTEPTAIVHGLVAGFNDTFFLAACIALFGCLLSLILRKPKPMQEEELQNGDKPDPAMMMGH from the coding sequence GTGAAAGAACAAACAGCAGTACCCCAGGAGCCGGCAGAGTTTTCGCTTAAAGCCATTATACTGCCACTCCTGGCAATTATCGTCGGAATGATTATGGTTATACTGGACAGCACCGTGGTGAACGTGGCCATTCCAAATCTGGTTCAATATTTTGAGACGGATCTTAAAACGATCCAATGGACGGTTACGGGTTACACCTTGGCTTTGTCTGCGGTTATTCCGCTGGCAGGCTGGTTAACGGACCGTTTTGGTGCCAAAAGAGTGTTCCTGTTCACGATTGCCATGTTTACCTTGGGTTCTGTGTTATGCTCGATTGCCCAATCACCTGAGCAATTGATCATTTACCGTATCATTCAGGGTCTCGGTGGAGGCATGGTTGCTCCTATTGGTATGGCAATGGTCTTTCGTCTGGCTCCTCCTGAGCGAAGAGGTTCCATCATGGGGATGCTGGGAATTCCGATGTTGCTTGCCCCTGCATTGGGTCCGGTGTTGTCCGGGTGGTTTATTGAATCACTGAGCTGGCACTGGATTTTCCTGATTAACTTGCCCATTGGTATTGCAGCATTCATTCTATGTATCAAGTTTTTGCCGGATACAGATCGTGGACGCACACCTGCACTGGATCTGCTCGGCATGATTCTGGCACCAATTGCGTTCTCGATGCTCGCTTACGGTGTGAGTGAGGGTGGAACGAGCTGGACGTCTGCAACAACTTTGACGGGTGTCATTGTGGGGGGTGTAGCGCTCATTTTGTTCATTATTGTGGAGCTTCGTCATCAAAATCCATTGCTCGAACTCCGGGTATTCAAATCATCTGATTTCTCACGAGGAATTATTCTCGCATGGGTGTCACAAGTCGCGCTGTTCGGTGCGATGATCCTGATCCCGCTTTATTTGCAACAGATCAAAGGGTACACTGCACTGGAAACTGGATTGATTCTGCTGCCACAGGCGTTGGCTTCCGGAGTGGGTATGCCGCTTGGTGGTCGATTGTTTGATAAAATTGGTGCTAGACCTCTGGCCTTTGTGGGTCTGGGTATTATCTCGGGAGCATTGTTTATTCTGTCCTCCATCACGGCAGAGACAGGTCTTGGCCTGATTATCACGGCTCTGGTGATGATGGGTCTGGGTATGGGCTTGTCCATGATGCCACTCAATACGCACGTATTAAATGCTGCTCCGCGTAAGTTGGTTGGACGGGTGACACCGCTCACGGCTGCTGCACAGCAAGTGGTCGTGTCCTTTGCAGTTGCAGGGCTTACAGGCTTCCTTACTTCAAGAATTGCAGACAATACAACGAGTACAGAGCCAACCGCTATCGTTCATGGTTTGGTAGCTGGTTTCAATGATACGTTCTTCCTTGCCGCTTGTATTGCATTGTTCGGATGTTTGCTCAGTCTGATTCTGCGCAAACCTAAGCCGATGCAGGAAGAAGAACTTCAAAATGGCGACAAGCCTGATCCTGCGATGATGATGGGACACTAA
- a CDS encoding glycosyltransferase family 4 protein codes for MNRVKVLFTFYVPSGGVDTLNRLRTAVLKRHGIEAHLLYLNTGSGLQNNSDTPIFTASSDEDIHHIIHTHHYDAIIATSDIAMPGRLRGLGYTGRIIFEAQGLGTRDQALETILMGVPYLQAHCDAAVIPPTDHLLDMFIHICPWLHRFVIPNMLDTDTFAPILVDTPPYPVLAWVGRLEHNKNWREYLIISSEIVKKNPEARLWLFHDPTLANPEDEVMFRHMLAEYGLEDRIGIFINVPHSQMPAYYSMIAASGGIMLSTSLLEGFGYAVAEAISCGCPVLSTDSDGVRSFITHNKTGKFYPIGNVEAAVAEARDLMNNKKLREYIRIQGRQHMSLSFSPDRYAISFREMMTALRIFH; via the coding sequence GTGAATCGTGTGAAAGTATTATTCACGTTTTATGTTCCGAGCGGTGGCGTGGATACGTTAAATCGACTGCGCACCGCTGTTCTGAAACGCCATGGCATTGAAGCGCACCTATTGTATCTCAACACAGGCTCGGGATTGCAGAACAACAGTGATACGCCCATTTTTACCGCGTCCAGTGACGAGGATATCCATCATATCATCCATACTCATCATTATGATGCCATCATTGCCACTTCAGACATCGCTATGCCCGGCCGCTTGAGAGGACTTGGTTATACGGGACGAATAATTTTTGAAGCGCAGGGACTTGGAACACGCGATCAGGCTCTCGAAACAATACTGATGGGTGTCCCTTACCTTCAAGCACATTGTGATGCTGCCGTTATACCTCCCACAGACCACCTGCTGGATATGTTCATTCATATCTGTCCTTGGCTTCATCGGTTTGTTATTCCCAATATGCTGGATACGGACACCTTCGCACCAATCTTGGTGGATACCCCACCCTATCCGGTGCTGGCTTGGGTAGGACGACTTGAACACAACAAAAACTGGCGTGAATATTTAATCATATCGAGTGAAATCGTCAAAAAAAATCCGGAAGCCAGACTATGGTTATTCCACGATCCTACTTTGGCTAATCCAGAAGATGAAGTCATGTTCCGACACATGCTTGCGGAATACGGGCTTGAGGATCGCATTGGCATCTTTATCAATGTTCCTCATTCTCAGATGCCTGCATATTATTCCATGATTGCCGCTTCAGGGGGCATCATGTTATCCACTTCTCTGCTTGAAGGATTCGGTTATGCCGTCGCTGAAGCCATTAGTTGTGGCTGCCCGGTGCTCAGCACGGATTCGGATGGTGTACGTTCATTTATCACACATAATAAGACTGGAAAGTTTTATCCAATTGGAAATGTAGAGGCCGCTGTAGCCGAAGCAAGGGACCTCATGAATAACAAGAAACTGCGTGAGTATATTCGCATTCAGGGCAGACAGCATATGAGCTTGTCTTTTTCACCAGATCGATATGCCATTTCTTTCCGTGAAATGATGACAGCACTGCGAATTTTCCATTGA
- a CDS encoding DUF4303 domain-containing protein, protein MDHFLSEFEDQFRAGFLPDLEQTLAKVEHEKVYACAFGTDSDWVTLFMAVNTEESLSKHITNMKEQGLCDSEQDEIYYRWGCSEYQYGEDTHFNHISRLLYATEDVQKYKDEIIRIIAKVVNETADDVLARYGQTKADITFFVSLTDDDLAEEIENQSVHQMTDPSLVSKFLKRYDGMN, encoded by the coding sequence ATGGACCACTTTTTAAGTGAATTCGAAGACCAATTTCGAGCGGGGTTTCTACCCGATCTGGAACAAACGCTGGCTAAGGTAGAGCATGAGAAAGTATATGCTTGTGCATTTGGAACAGACAGTGATTGGGTAACGCTATTCATGGCGGTAAATACAGAGGAGTCATTGAGCAAACATATCACCAATATGAAAGAGCAGGGGTTGTGCGACAGCGAGCAGGACGAGATCTATTACAGATGGGGCTGCTCCGAATATCAATATGGCGAGGATACGCACTTTAACCATATCAGCCGATTGTTGTATGCAACAGAAGATGTCCAGAAGTATAAGGATGAGATCATTCGAATCATTGCGAAAGTTGTGAATGAGACAGCAGATGACGTTCTCGCCCGATATGGACAAACCAAAGCAGACATTACGTTCTTCGTTTCTCTCACAGATGACGATCTGGCGGAGGAGATTGAGAATCAATCGGTTCATCAAATGACAGACCCCAGCTTAGTCAGCAAGTTTTTAAAACGATATGATGGCATGAATTAG
- a CDS encoding glycosyltransferase family 4 protein, whose protein sequence is MKVLLVTYWELTHMGGIWTYVKQLADRLIALGVEVDIMGTNGANNEIYVRNLNRAFSKDKVWPMLQAKLNPTDLPQFTADPLLAYYELNRYAFEMAAAYLGVDHYDVIHAQDPVAAVAIKRILNRNIPLVTSYHGALAREAFYDAQNSNPQLTLPSYLQSKRGRYFLSLEERSAAQSELILVSSHWIKSTLTELAVPESKFRQIPYAVDLPAYRASAAVKFRQRPPAGKKVIAFTGRLEYIKGVHVLIKALASLKNKRSDWVCWIAGEGNLTDELRSQAASTGIGADVVFWGKLDNIPSFLRHADIYVQPSLQDTQPFSVTEAQLAGVPVIVSGTAGMPEMVEPGRTGWVVPPQDVDSLRELLDALLEDDVTRRTVGAAAKAWAEQHRSLEVMGLRTFQVYQEAIYRGGHTI, encoded by the coding sequence ATGAAAGTTCTGCTCGTTACGTATTGGGAGCTTACACATATGGGAGGCATATGGACATATGTTAAACAACTAGCCGACAGATTAATCGCACTTGGTGTAGAGGTTGATATCATGGGCACAAATGGTGCCAATAACGAAATATATGTTCGTAATCTGAATCGCGCTTTCTCCAAGGATAAGGTGTGGCCCATGCTGCAAGCCAAACTCAATCCGACTGATCTGCCACAATTTACTGCCGATCCTCTTCTCGCTTATTATGAACTGAATAGATATGCCTTCGAGATGGCGGCCGCTTATCTGGGGGTGGACCATTATGACGTTATTCATGCGCAAGATCCGGTAGCTGCCGTAGCCATAAAACGCATCTTGAACCGCAATATCCCACTGGTTACAAGCTATCATGGCGCTCTTGCACGCGAAGCCTTTTACGATGCTCAAAATTCCAACCCACAGCTTACTCTCCCTTCATATTTGCAATCCAAGCGTGGACGTTATTTTCTCTCATTGGAAGAGCGCAGTGCAGCACAGTCCGAGCTCATTCTCGTGTCAAGCCACTGGATCAAGAGTACGCTTACAGAACTTGCCGTTCCTGAATCAAAGTTCAGACAGATTCCCTATGCTGTAGATCTCCCAGCCTACCGTGCCTCAGCAGCTGTAAAGTTCCGCCAGCGACCACCTGCGGGCAAGAAAGTCATTGCCTTTACCGGACGACTTGAATACATCAAGGGCGTTCATGTGTTAATCAAGGCCTTAGCCAGTCTGAAAAACAAACGTTCCGATTGGGTCTGCTGGATCGCAGGAGAAGGCAATCTAACCGATGAATTGCGGTCACAAGCCGCGTCAACGGGTATTGGAGCCGATGTTGTGTTCTGGGGCAAGCTGGACAATATTCCTTCCTTCCTGCGCCATGCAGACATCTATGTCCAACCCAGCCTGCAGGACACCCAGCCGTTCTCCGTTACCGAAGCGCAACTGGCGGGTGTACCTGTTATCGTCAGTGGCACAGCCGGCATGCCTGAGATGGTTGAACCTGGACGTACGGGATGGGTTGTTCCTCCGCAGGATGTCGACTCGCTCCGTGAACTGTTGGATGCACTACTTGAGGATGATGTTACCCGAAGAACAGTGGGGGCGGCGGCGAAAGCTTGGGCTGAACAACATCGTTCACTGGAAGTGATGGGATTGCGTACATTTCAAGTCTACCAAGAAGCCATCTACAGAGGAGGACATACGATATGA
- a CDS encoding GldG family protein, translating to MKKWLSHTNSTVLSLAVIGIFILLTLFLNSLGGFQLDLTSNKQYTLSDQSLTAIKNVKDDVNILVLTVENANNTVLNREVTDMVEEYTKRNSKLKIKQYNLTQEPALASKYGITGSSIVLEQGDQHKVIDIASLFTATGDGSDGSYQFTGEEKLTQALMNMSSTEMHKMVFLTGHEELSLAQMTTLQSSLEQNNVQTEELQLNQAGKVPEDADVLAIIGPQRDLSDSEMKAIRTYLSNGGKLLLSLGFVEDMKSSWKNIDALMADYGVVDEHAVMVDNQQASTMGPLWVVPEYGTHAITDKLAASQLYPMLSLSIALTSKEQDKYTLSPLMHSSNDSYGETNIGGLLQNETTNDAEEDIQGPVELGYAADTTDGKPKAVILGSSIFMQDSEIANGGNRDFILNTVNYLSEKENGLTIRPRVQAGYEMAYLNGEQARTIFFVAIVAFPLIFVIIGVLLWWRRRRV from the coding sequence ATGAAAAAATGGTTAAGTCATACCAACAGTACCGTGCTGTCCTTAGCGGTGATTGGCATCTTTATTTTGCTAACACTGTTCCTGAATTCACTTGGCGGCTTCCAGCTGGATCTTACCTCGAACAAACAATACACGTTATCTGACCAGTCCCTTACTGCGATCAAAAATGTGAAGGATGACGTCAACATTCTGGTGTTAACGGTCGAAAATGCCAACAACACCGTCCTGAACCGTGAGGTCACGGATATGGTCGAGGAATACACGAAACGTAACAGCAAGTTGAAAATAAAACAATATAATCTGACGCAGGAACCTGCGCTTGCATCCAAATACGGCATAACAGGCAGCTCCATAGTGCTGGAGCAGGGAGATCAACACAAAGTGATTGATATCGCCAGTTTGTTCACCGCGACAGGTGACGGCAGTGACGGATCATATCAGTTCACAGGTGAGGAAAAACTTACGCAGGCGCTCATGAATATGTCATCCACGGAGATGCATAAAATGGTCTTTTTGACCGGACATGAAGAGCTGAGTCTCGCTCAGATGACTACGCTGCAATCCTCCTTGGAACAAAATAATGTGCAGACGGAAGAATTACAGTTGAACCAGGCCGGGAAGGTCCCGGAAGATGCAGATGTGCTCGCCATTATTGGTCCACAACGTGATCTCAGTGATTCGGAAATGAAAGCCATTCGCACCTATCTGAGTAATGGAGGCAAGCTGTTATTATCCCTTGGATTTGTGGAAGATATGAAATCCAGTTGGAAAAACATCGATGCCCTCATGGCTGACTATGGCGTCGTTGATGAGCATGCAGTCATGGTGGATAATCAGCAAGCCAGTACGATGGGGCCACTCTGGGTGGTGCCGGAGTATGGTACACATGCAATTACGGACAAACTTGCTGCAAGCCAATTGTATCCGATGTTGTCGTTGTCGATTGCGCTGACCAGCAAAGAACAGGATAAATATACCCTTTCACCGTTAATGCATTCTTCGAATGACAGTTATGGGGAAACAAATATCGGCGGCTTATTGCAGAATGAAACAACCAATGATGCCGAAGAGGATATTCAAGGACCCGTTGAATTAGGATATGCAGCCGATACGACGGATGGCAAACCGAAGGCGGTTATTCTGGGCTCGTCCATTTTCATGCAGGATTCAGAAATTGCGAATGGCGGCAATCGGGACTTTATTTTGAATACGGTAAACTATTTGAGTGAGAAAGAAAATGGATTGACGATTCGCCCACGGGTACAAGCCGGGTATGAGATGGCATACCTGAATGGCGAACAGGCCAGAACGATTTTCTTCGTGGCTATTGTAGCGTTCCCACTCATCTTTGTTATTATCGGTGTACTCTTATGGTGGAGGCGCAGACGCGTATGA
- a CDS encoding helix-turn-helix transcriptional regulator has translation MKGIDHKSKFLLTHREREVFELLVQDKTTRDIAGQLFISEKTVRNHISNVMQKLNVKGRSQAVVELIKLGELKI, from the coding sequence TTGAAGGGTATCGATCATAAAAGCAAATTTTTGTTGACCCACCGTGAACGCGAAGTATTCGAATTACTGGTTCAAGACAAAACAACGCGTGACATCGCAGGGCAGTTATTCATCAGCGAGAAAACGGTGCGTAACCATATTTCGAATGTGATGCAGAAACTCAATGTTAAGGGTCGTTCGCAGGCAGTTGTCGAGCTGATTAAGCTTGGAGAACTGAAGATTTAG
- a CDS encoding DUF4340 domain-containing protein, translating to MRKWVPTILVVIVLIVGWVYAASQNYFREEEAVQAKLLGIQSGDIQSITIHDTTEETSSAAASSTLSLENGVWHMVEPKAYPLNGYSVSSWLDALSGANQELVVEEAPTDLDKYGLGTDATLMDIKLKDNREIKLAIGGQLPADDARYVRVDTGPVVAVQTETITNIALSRRDLLDTTPFNMDETNVGSLEWEGEAATWMLTSTSENDAAEQTWTLNGKTIEATDAVSLIGKIKNLSTADDVRKASELKNSVPRFTLSVEQTVNGQQVRDVYRGLTVPSEPDQIWVITPDGQWAYAMDVTSLTEAEKFPDTIKTSTTSSEESSSSANDATTSSSTDGK from the coding sequence ATGAGAAAATGGGTTCCAACAATTCTGGTGGTCATCGTACTAATTGTGGGCTGGGTGTACGCGGCCAGTCAAAATTATTTTCGAGAAGAAGAAGCGGTGCAAGCCAAGTTGCTCGGTATTCAATCCGGGGATATCCAGTCCATTACAATACATGACACAACGGAGGAGACATCAAGTGCAGCAGCATCTTCGACTTTGTCGCTTGAAAATGGCGTATGGCACATGGTTGAGCCGAAAGCCTACCCTCTGAACGGTTACAGTGTCAGCAGTTGGTTAGATGCTCTGAGTGGTGCGAATCAGGAACTGGTGGTGGAAGAAGCGCCAACGGATCTGGATAAGTACGGATTAGGAACAGATGCTACACTTATGGATATCAAACTCAAAGATAATCGGGAGATCAAATTGGCTATTGGTGGCCAGCTTCCAGCAGATGATGCACGTTATGTGCGTGTGGATACGGGCCCTGTGGTTGCCGTGCAGACAGAGACGATTACCAATATAGCCTTGTCACGTCGTGATCTGTTGGATACTACACCGTTCAACATGGATGAGACGAATGTTGGGTCCCTAGAGTGGGAAGGTGAAGCAGCTACCTGGATGTTAACATCGACATCGGAGAACGATGCGGCAGAACAGACCTGGACACTGAATGGGAAAACGATTGAAGCCACAGATGCCGTATCTCTTATCGGCAAAATCAAAAACCTGTCGACAGCAGATGATGTGCGCAAAGCGTCCGAGCTGAAGAATTCGGTTCCCCGATTCACCTTGTCTGTTGAACAGACGGTCAACGGGCAACAAGTTCGAGATGTGTATCGGGGACTTACGGTGCCATCCGAACCGGATCAGATCTGGGTCATTACGCCGGACGGTCAATGGGCATATGCCATGGATGTGACAAGTCTAACGGAAGCAGAGAAATTCCCTGATACCATTAAAACATCGACAACTTCTTCGGAAGAGTCATCGAGTTCTGCAAATGACGCAACAACTTCCTCATCAACAGACGGGAAATGA
- a CDS encoding ATP-binding cassette domain-containing protein, with amino-acid sequence MLEVKQVSKVYEGQRGVHQLDFTMERGEIVGFLGPNGAGKTTTMRMITGYVHPTAGSIMVDGVSVHEQGQRVRSKIGYLPETPPLYPDMTVQSYLKFVANLRDVPAREVKLRVSEMVSRLGLQGRERQMVRGLSKGYKQRLGLAGAIIHKPDLLVLDEPTSGLDPNQIIEIRDLIRELGENHTVLLSTHILPEVSTLCNRMLIINQGQLVLDGSPQHFGSAMGDQFKVSIEVKATAEQLHNVLTPWEKVRSEVIQASDVNTSKDTSLTSDSAEAVKMLLTGENSEDFREELFYLLSGAGLPILEMKKENLSLEQIFLKLTRTEATDTDTNSDIDSSSISGTSVSTAADASPQARKGEDSK; translated from the coding sequence GTGCTCGAAGTGAAACAGGTCAGCAAAGTTTACGAAGGGCAGCGCGGCGTACATCAATTGGATTTCACCATGGAACGTGGTGAGATTGTTGGCTTTCTCGGACCCAATGGTGCCGGAAAAACAACAACGATGCGTATGATTACAGGCTATGTGCATCCAACCGCGGGTTCCATTATGGTGGATGGGGTATCGGTGCATGAGCAGGGTCAGCGTGTTCGTTCCAAGATTGGGTATCTGCCTGAAACTCCGCCACTGTATCCGGATATGACGGTGCAGTCCTATCTTAAATTCGTAGCCAATTTGCGAGATGTCCCGGCACGTGAGGTTAAGCTGCGGGTCAGTGAGATGGTTAGCAGACTGGGACTTCAGGGTCGGGAAAGACAAATGGTACGTGGGTTATCCAAAGGATACAAACAACGCCTTGGGCTGGCAGGAGCCATTATTCACAAGCCGGATCTGTTGGTCCTGGATGAGCCAACATCGGGCCTTGATCCAAATCAGATTATCGAGATTAGAGATCTGATTCGGGAACTTGGGGAGAACCATACGGTGCTGCTCAGTACGCATATTTTGCCTGAAGTGAGCACGCTCTGTAATCGAATGTTGATCATCAATCAGGGACAGCTCGTGCTGGATGGTTCACCTCAGCATTTCGGATCAGCAATGGGGGATCAGTTCAAGGTGTCGATTGAAGTGAAGGCCACTGCGGAGCAATTACATAATGTGCTGACACCATGGGAGAAGGTGCGGAGTGAAGTCATTCAAGCGTCGGATGTGAATACCAGCAAAGATACTTCACTTACTTCAGATTCAGCGGAAGCGGTTAAAATGCTGCTTACTGGAGAAAACTCGGAAGATTTCCGGGAGGAGTTGTTCTACCTTTTGTCAGGTGCAGGATTACCGATACTGGAGATGAAGAAGGAGAACCTGAGTCTGGAGCAAATCTTCCTGAAGCTGACCAGAACCGAGGCAACAGACACAGATACAAATTCGGACATCGACTCTTCAAGTATATCGGGAACATCAGTTAGTACAGCAGCCGATGCTTCGCCCCAAGCTCGCAAAGGGGAGGACTCCAAATGA